TAGTCCATAGACACTCATTGCGATGCCGTATTGGGAATGGGCCAGGAGCCTTGGTCGATGCGCTCGATCCAGCTAATCGGTCTCGTTGGGCTGGGAGGCGATCCGATGTTTGGTGAATGGGGTCGGGGCAGGATGTTGCGGCAGAAGGCGCTAGCGATCGCCGACTAGCTGCTCGGGTGAAATGCACTCATTGGCGTGGTGCCGGTTGCGGCGATCAGGGCCGATGCTATGGTGCTGGTGGTGCTCCTGGATCGCCTCGCCCCGCTCCGCCAGTATGCGGTAGATAACATCCAGCTTTTAGCTTGCTTGGTAAATTAGTGGAGGGGGTAAAGGATCGCCGTCGCTTTGATGGGAAGCGATTAGAGATTCTATAGCCTCTTTGCCATTTGCGACCGCTTCCTCATAAGTTTGCCCGTGAGTTCGCCAGGTTTGCCCTGGGAAATCCGGCAGGCTAACCAGAAAGCACCCATCTTCATCCGACCATTGGATG
Above is a window of Cyanobacteria bacterium QS_8_64_29 DNA encoding:
- a CDS encoding HicB family protein: IQWSDEDGCFLVSLPDFPGQTWRTHGQTYEEAVANGKEAIESLIASHQSDGDPLPPPLIYQAS